A stretch of the Filimonas lacunae genome encodes the following:
- a CDS encoding RagB/SusD family nutrient uptake outer membrane protein, which produces MYNKIYTLLLMVLLLAGCRKDPSLVSPTDNYAVNLYPKTLNDVNSVLAPCYGNLRDPNLYGFHLWPKALANSTHTINSIYNGDASWNEMANTNLSITNQYAQEAWVSFFVGVKNCNALLYAADFYEHNFSRAEDKTAIDWARGQAYFLRAFYYFNLECLFGESYITTAGGGDKMGVPLFDRLAITVDSTQKARSTARATWDLIISDLQQAATLLKGKSWTGEDQGRVSEWAAKALLGKAYVFTQDWAKARPLLLDVINNSGKTLMPYAKYRDAFIGITANEFNEESLFELNVDQDSKGNYGVYGNTPNATTINGLIWPPWALGNDGTEGNAQPLGYGNAFLHDQNVLRFGYKAGTYDLVDNPSFNSAKDPSYTNPRKIMDPAYKVNALLVRTAQTADPRLYVNALQPWVDSVKYDGTNWYPVSKPNYYAGDKSKYGWSVRKYSPIFNNINNTGPADAWNLYFLRLADVYLLYAEASKASGETGVALEYLNKVKRRAYGYNINAASPVDYASLTATTSAGAADPVLGNNPLYYERWAELFNEGHWWFDVCRWRIGKTEATYYGTAINVSGPFQWDDTKSYTWPIPLAELNSNAKIAGQQNPGYN; this is translated from the coding sequence ATGTATAACAAAATATATACTTTACTGCTGATGGTGCTATTGCTGGCAGGTTGCCGCAAAGACCCGTCACTGGTAAGTCCTACGGATAATTATGCAGTGAACCTGTATCCCAAAACCTTAAATGATGTCAACAGTGTGCTGGCTCCTTGTTATGGCAACCTGCGCGATCCTAACCTGTATGGCTTCCATTTGTGGCCCAAGGCATTGGCCAACAGCACGCATACCATCAACAGCATTTATAATGGCGATGCTTCGTGGAACGAAATGGCCAACACCAATCTTTCCATTACCAATCAGTATGCACAGGAAGCCTGGGTGTCTTTTTTTGTAGGTGTTAAAAACTGTAATGCTTTATTATATGCTGCTGATTTTTATGAGCACAACTTTAGCAGGGCAGAAGATAAAACAGCCATAGACTGGGCCCGTGGCCAGGCTTATTTCCTGCGCGCCTTTTATTACTTTAACCTGGAGTGTTTGTTTGGCGAAAGCTATATTACCACTGCCGGCGGTGGTGATAAAATGGGTGTACCTTTGTTTGACAGATTAGCTATTACGGTAGACAGCACGCAAAAGGCACGCAGCACTGCACGCGCTACCTGGGATTTAATTATCAGCGACCTGCAACAGGCAGCTACTTTGCTGAAGGGCAAAAGCTGGACGGGTGAAGACCAGGGCCGTGTGAGTGAATGGGCGGCCAAAGCATTGCTGGGCAAGGCGTATGTGTTTACACAGGATTGGGCTAAAGCCAGGCCGTTGCTGCTGGATGTAATTAATAACAGCGGTAAAACCTTAATGCCTTATGCCAAATACCGCGATGCTTTTATAGGTATTACTGCCAATGAGTTTAACGAAGAATCGTTGTTTGAACTGAACGTGGATCAGGATTCTAAAGGTAATTATGGCGTATATGGCAACACGCCTAATGCTACAACCATTAATGGCTTAATATGGCCGCCATGGGCTTTGGGTAACGATGGTACAGAAGGCAATGCCCAGCCGCTGGGTTATGGCAACGCTTTCCTGCACGATCAAAATGTGCTGCGCTTTGGATACAAGGCAGGAACTTACGACCTGGTAGATAACCCCAGCTTTAACAGTGCCAAAGATCCCAGCTATACCAACCCGCGTAAAATTATGGATCCTGCCTACAAGGTAAACGCTTTGCTGGTAAGAACAGCGCAAACTGCCGATCCGCGTTTATACGTAAATGCCCTGCAACCCTGGGTGGACTCAGTAAAATATGATGGCACCAATTGGTACCCTGTTTCCAAACCTAATTACTATGCGGGCGATAAAAGCAAATATGGATGGAGTGTGCGCAAGTATTCACCCATCTTCAACAATATCAATAACACTGGTCCGGCCGATGCCTGGAACCTGTATTTCCTTCGTTTGGCAGATGTGTACCTGCTATATGCAGAGGCTTCCAAAGCTTCCGGCGAAACAGGGGTAGCTTTAGAATACCTGAACAAGGTAAAGCGCCGGGCATATGGTTATAATATCAATGCCGCATCGCCGGTAGACTATGCCAGTTTAACGGCTACTACCAGCGCTGGCGCGGCCGATCCGGTATTAGGTAACAACCCTTTGTATTACGAACGCTGGGCCGAGCTGTTTAACGAAGGGCATTGGTGGTTTGATGTATGCCGCTGGCGCATTGGTAAAACTGAGGCTACTTATTATGGCACTGCTATTAATGTAAGTGGTCCGTTCCAGTGGGATGATACTAAATCTTACACCTGGCCTATTCCTTTGGCAGAGTTAAACTCTAATGCTAAAATAGCAGGTCAGCAAAACCCTGGTTATAATTAG
- a CDS encoding SusC/RagA family TonB-linked outer membrane protein yields MTNRLLVRLLCCLHMLLLMPMGFAQQPSLTGTVTNASGMPLEGATISVPGKKVSAVTNASGKFTLSLPAGATQVQVYYVGFETKLVSVKAGESLAIQLEQTNNALDAVVVVGYGTQKRRDLTGSVSSVKGESIKNQPVTNVTEALQGRTAGVEIIKNSGQPDAQPTIIIRGLASLHQPGPLYIVDGVRVPGDNINIQDIASIDVLKDASAAAIYGSAAAGGVIVITTKKGSGSKPVVNFNARYGITTPKLVHLLDKSGYIRLMNIIQPKYFANATQTDTLANTDWVKELYGNAYEQNYNLSVSGASPSVNYLFSGFYNKQKGIYLKNYSNIAGARVNTDFKLGNYIKIGEQLAVSQRKTAPPVGSEAQIHNAPFRTLPIIPVRRSDGSWGVVPPGYNGLNFSGPNPVGAVESADAINYKNNFQGNVYAEVKLPLHLSFRTNLGYNYYNETQDYYQSAYNFGAVVSNINSLNKSSIASSQVVTNYVLTYDQNIGNHHINAIAGYEQITNKYNNINAAQSYVGLPGYSFIQTSQSSNTLSGKSDNNGLVKSVFGRLSYNYLNRYYVTGSLRNDANFTVFGPDKQRGTFGAASLGWNISEEAFFSPLKNAVNQLKLRGSYGTLGNSAINPYTYAAYYGPFVGPNGQGSLSGANFSPGGSLNIGNTINAIANPNLHWETIYETNIGVDGEALKGKLYFTIDWYKKTTKDMLYALPLALSSGFTQPYFTNIGEVSSKGVDVLVGYRSNAGKLNYDVSVTAGFNSNKVDNLSGITTDALFDGYNYYNNGDAAFGVNPNIPLTITKAGLPFGSFYGYKVVGMFKTDAEAAASAQPSAKAGDLIFAHDAKNGTTLSDADRQVIGNPNPKLVYGATVRLNYKGFDLAMLFNGVAGVQLYNGVKAYEMYPFSDGNTTSKVFNASFLGSNGLTDQPRLGVVNTDGSFTLDPNANYRSVNSYFVENGSYVKLKNLQLGYTFASGILQKVSIQSARVFVMANNLFTITSFTGVDPELGSSYSDAANKGYTGGSVGVTTRGVNAVSQYPQTRMYSIGVDVTF; encoded by the coding sequence ATGACGAATCGATTGCTTGTAAGGCTGCTATGCTGCCTGCATATGCTGTTGCTTATGCCAATGGGCTTTGCCCAGCAACCATCCCTCACGGGTACGGTTACCAATGCCAGCGGGATGCCACTGGAGGGCGCTACTATCTCCGTTCCGGGCAAAAAAGTCAGCGCTGTTACCAATGCTTCCGGAAAGTTTACTTTATCACTGCCTGCCGGCGCTACGCAGGTGCAGGTGTATTATGTGGGTTTTGAAACCAAACTGGTAAGCGTAAAGGCAGGTGAAAGCCTTGCTATACAGCTGGAGCAAACCAATAATGCCCTGGATGCGGTAGTGGTGGTAGGTTATGGCACCCAAAAAAGGCGCGATTTAACCGGAAGTGTATCCTCGGTAAAAGGCGAGAGCATTAAAAACCAGCCCGTAACCAATGTAACCGAAGCGCTGCAGGGCCGTACTGCCGGTGTGGAAATCATTAAAAACTCTGGTCAGCCAGATGCGCAGCCTACTATTATTATCCGTGGGCTGGCTTCTTTGCACCAGCCGGGTCCATTATATATAGTAGATGGGGTGCGTGTGCCAGGCGATAATATCAACATCCAGGACATTGCTTCTATTGACGTATTAAAAGATGCCAGCGCTGCAGCTATTTATGGTTCGGCAGCGGCGGGTGGTGTTATTGTAATCACCACTAAAAAAGGATCGGGCAGCAAACCGGTAGTTAACTTCAACGCGCGTTATGGCATTACTACACCTAAGCTGGTGCATTTGCTGGATAAAAGCGGTTACATCCGTTTAATGAATATTATACAGCCTAAGTATTTTGCCAATGCCACGCAAACCGATACGCTGGCCAATACCGATTGGGTAAAAGAACTGTATGGCAATGCTTACGAGCAAAACTATAACCTGTCTGTATCCGGTGCATCTCCTTCGGTGAACTACCTGTTTTCCGGTTTTTACAACAAGCAAAAAGGTATTTATCTGAAAAACTATTCTAACATAGCAGGAGCTCGTGTCAATACCGATTTTAAACTGGGCAACTATATTAAAATAGGCGAGCAGCTGGCTGTTTCGCAACGAAAAACGGCACCACCGGTGGGTAGCGAAGCGCAGATTCACAATGCGCCCTTCCGTACCTTACCTATTATTCCCGTGCGCCGCAGCGATGGTAGCTGGGGTGTGGTACCGCCCGGTTATAATGGTTTAAACTTCAGTGGTCCTAACCCGGTAGGTGCTGTAGAATCGGCCGATGCTATTAACTATAAAAATAATTTCCAGGGTAACGTATATGCCGAAGTAAAGCTGCCCTTGCACCTGAGCTTCCGTACCAACCTGGGCTATAACTATTATAACGAAACGCAGGACTATTACCAGAGCGCTTACAATTTTGGTGCGGTGGTAAGTAATATTAACTCATTAAATAAATCGTCTATCGCCAGCAGCCAGGTAGTAACCAACTATGTACTTACCTACGATCAGAATATAGGCAACCACCATATCAACGCTATTGCCGGTTACGAGCAAATCACCAACAAGTACAACAACATCAACGCAGCACAAAGCTATGTAGGCCTGCCTGGTTACTCTTTTATCCAAACCTCCCAATCGTCTAACACCCTTAGTGGTAAAAGCGATAACAACGGTTTGGTAAAGAGTGTGTTTGGCCGCCTGAGCTATAACTATCTCAACCGGTATTATGTAACGGGTAGTTTGCGTAACGATGCCAACTTTACCGTGTTTGGGCCTGATAAGCAGCGTGGTACTTTTGGCGCTGCATCTCTGGGCTGGAACATCAGCGAAGAAGCTTTCTTTAGCCCGCTTAAAAACGCCGTGAACCAGTTAAAGCTGAGAGGTAGTTATGGTACGTTGGGCAACAGTGCTATTAACCCTTACACGTATGCTGCTTATTACGGGCCGTTTGTGGGGCCTAATGGACAGGGCTCTCTTTCCGGCGCCAACTTTTCGCCCGGCGGTTCTTTAAACATTGGCAATACCATCAATGCTATTGCTAACCCCAACCTGCATTGGGAAACCATTTACGAAACCAACATTGGTGTAGATGGGGAAGCTTTAAAAGGCAAACTGTACTTTACTATTGATTGGTATAAGAAAACAACCAAAGACATGCTGTATGCGCTGCCGCTGGCTTTAAGCTCTGGTTTTACCCAGCCTTATTTTACCAACATTGGCGAGGTGAGCAGCAAAGGGGTAGATGTGTTAGTGGGGTATAGAAGTAATGCCGGTAAACTGAATTATGATGTAAGTGTTACCGCCGGCTTTAACTCCAATAAAGTAGATAACCTCAGCGGCATTACTACCGATGCGCTGTTTGATGGTTATAACTATTATAACAATGGCGATGCGGCTTTTGGTGTAAACCCGAATATACCGCTTACCATTACCAAAGCAGGGTTACCTTTTGGTTCGTTTTACGGATACAAAGTGGTGGGTATGTTTAAAACAGATGCAGAAGCTGCAGCCAGCGCGCAGCCTAGTGCCAAAGCCGGTGATTTGATTTTTGCACATGATGCTAAAAACGGCACTACTTTATCCGATGCCGACAGGCAGGTGATCGGCAACCCTAACCCTAAGCTGGTGTATGGCGCTACTGTTCGCTTAAACTATAAAGGTTTTGACCTGGCTATGTTGTTCAATGGTGTTGCCGGTGTACAATTATACAATGGTGTAAAGGCGTACGAAATGTATCCTTTCTCTGATGGTAATACCACTTCCAAAGTGTTCAATGCTTCTTTCCTGGGCAGCAATGGTTTAACCGATCAGCCAAGGCTGGGTGTAGTAAATACAGATGGCAGCTTTACGCTCGACCCCAATGCCAACTACCGTTCGGTGAACAGCTACTTTGTAGAAAATGGTAGTTATGTAAAACTGAAAAACCTGCAACTGGGCTATACGTTTGCCAGTGGTATACTGCAAAAAGTAAGTATTCAGTCGGCCCGTGTGTTTGTAATGGCCAACAACCTGTTTACCATTACCAGCTTTACCGGTGTTGATCCCGAACTGGGCAGCAGTTATTCCGATGCCGCTAATAAAGGCTACACCGGCGGTAGTGTAGGTGTTACTACCCGTGGTGTAAACGCCGTATCGCAATACCCGCAAACACGTATGTATTCTATTGGTGTAGATGTTACTTTTTAA